One window from the genome of Borrelia hispanica CRI encodes:
- a CDS encoding Vsp/OspC family lipoprotein, producing the protein MKIGIKGEMINRVNRVMIMMMVVMMGCNSGGVSGEGTGEEGKARKGDGSVIDLKVVSKKIRDAVAFAESVKEVHTLVKSVDELAKAIGMKIQNGDTLAADNNHNGGILAGSFQIISTVKAKLDILSKTNIISDELKQKVNDSKSKAEAFLGKLKTNHSDLGKEGATDDHAKAAILVTNNTKDKGATELGQLNTSIGELLTAANELVNDAVKELTTPTNVATPVKP; encoded by the coding sequence ATGAAGATAGGAATAAAAGGTGAGATGATAAATAGAGTAAATAGAGTGATGATAATGATGATGGTGGTGATGATGGGATGTAATAGTGGGGGAGTAAGTGGAGAAGGGACAGGAGAAGAAGGGAAAGCAAGGAAGGGAGATGGGAGTGTAATAGATTTAAAGGTAGTAAGTAAAAAGATAAGAGATGCGGTGGCATTTGCAGAAAGTGTTAAAGAAGTGCATACTTTAGTTAAGTCGGTTGATGAGTTGGCTAAAGCTATTGGGATGAAAATTCAAAATGGAGATACTCTTGCTGCTGATAACAATCATAATGGGGGTATACTTGCAGGATCATTTCAAATTATATCGACTGTAAAAGCTAAGTTAGACATATTATCAAAAACAAATATAATTTCTGATGAGTTGAAGCAAAAAGTTAATGATTCTAAAAGCAAAGCAGAAGCTTTTTTAGGCAAATTGAAAACCAATCATTCTGATCTTGGTAAAGAAGGAGCTACTGACGACCATGCAAAAGCAGCTATACTTGTAACAAATAATACTAAGGATAAGGGAGCTACTGAACTTGGTCAGTTAAACACATCAATTGGTGAATTATTAACAGCTGCTAACGAATTGGTAAATGATGCCGTTAAGGAGCTCACAACTCCTACTAATGTAGCAACTCCTGTTAAACCTTAA
- a CDS encoding variable large family protein: MMMLVMVVMMGCNSGGVEAEQGKNKFLQSLVNVSNEFLNVFTSFGEMVGSVLGLNVNSKKSDVGKYFKAIQSTVEGIKSGLNKIVAEMKEEKNPNLEATESAVKKLVSETLDKIITGAKTVSEAIGNVSDLVGDVAPDAGVAAGAEVNKLIEGIKGIVEVVLKEGDADAGTDKKAEDGSTSRTNNTGAAKLFASDNAGDAANAKKAATDAAKAVGAVSGADILQAMIKDNKIVQLATNAANNADAAANARDAVIAGGILLRAIAKGGKFANTSDAASKADVVAAIKGAAVSAVIKTLDTLTIAIRKTMDAGLKEVKEAMKINANDISVASDKGISGGQN; encoded by the coding sequence ATGATGATGCTGGTGATGGTGGTGATGATGGGATGTAATAGTGGGGGAGTAGAAGCAGAACAAGGAAAGAATAAATTTTTGCAGTCATTAGTTAATGTAAGTAATGAATTTTTGAATGTTTTTACATCATTTGGGGAAATGGTAGGGAGTGTATTGGGGTTGAATGTTAATTCAAAGAAATCGGATGTAGGGAAATATTTTAAGGCTATTCAGAGTACAGTAGAAGGAATTAAGAGTGGGCTTAATAAAATTGTTGCTGAAATGAAGGAAGAAAAGAATCCTAATTTAGAGGCCACTGAAAGTGCAGTAAAGAAATTGGTTAGTGAGACACTTGATAAGATAATTACTGGGGCTAAGACTGTGAGTGAGGCTATTGGTAATGTTAGTGATCTAGTTGGTGATGTTGCTCCTGATGCAGGGGTTGCTGCAGGGGCTGAAGTTAATAAACTTATAGAGGGTATTAAAGGTATAGTAGAAGTGGTACTTAAAGAAGGAGATGCTGATGCTGGTACCGATAAAAAAGCCGAGGATGGTTCTACTTCAAGGACTAATAATACTGGTGCAGCAAAACTCTTTGCTTCTGATAATGCTGGTGATGCTGCCAATGCAAAGAAGGCAGCCACCGATGCAGCAAAAGCAGTTGGTGCAGTAAGTGGTGCTGACATATTGCAAGCTATGATTAAAGATAATAAAATTGTTCAATTAGCTACTAATGCGGCTAATAATGCTGATGCTGCTGCTAATGCAAGAGATGCAGTTATTGCCGGAGGTATATTATTAAGAGCGATTGCTAAGGGAGGTAAATTTGCTAATACTAGTGATGCTGCTTCTAAAGCCGATGTTGTTGCTGCAATTAAAGGAGCTGCAGTGAGTGCAGTAATTAAGACCTTAGATACATTGACAATAGCAATAAGAAAGACAATGGATGCGGGGCTTAAAGAAGTAAAAGAAGCAATGAAAATTAATGCTAATGATATTTCTGTGGCTTCTGACAAGGGTATTTCTGGTGGCCAAAATTAA